The following is a genomic window from Verrucomicrobium sp..
TGACTCCTACCGAACGGCCCCCCGCACGAGGGGCCGCGGAGGAGCTTTATGGCGACATTGACAACGTATCTGTGGGTCGCCCTCGGCGGCGCGATGGGAACCGTGGGCCGCTTCTGGCTCTCCGGCTGGATCGCCCAAAAGGTTCCGACCTTCCCCCTCGGCACCCTGGTCATCAACGTCACCGGCTCGTTCGTCATCGGCCTCTTCGCCGCGCTGACCGAACCGGGGGGTGGCTTTATCGTCTCCCCCACCTTC
Proteins encoded in this region:
- the crcB gene encoding fluoride efflux transporter CrcB codes for the protein MATLTTYLWVALGGAMGTVGRFWLSGWIAQKVPTFPLGTLVINVTGSFVIGLFAALTEPGGGFIVSPTFRTFFMIGICGGYTTFSSFSLQTLTLAQDGEWLYAGLNCVLSLALCLFAVWLGHTAGLFLQPK